GGTGAGTCGGCCGGACTTCTGCATCGCTATACGCAGTCGATCGCGCGGTTTCATGCCTTTACCTTCTTGCTTGCCGCACGACGTCGCGCGGCGCGGGCACCGGCGGCGAGGTAACCGCCGCTGCCCTGGTTGAGATAGCGGGCGACGCGCCCGATGGTGGTAATGCTCACGGCCGTGCGCTCGTGGATTTCGCGATAGGACACACCGTCGAGCAGGTACGGCACGACGCGCCAGCGGTCCACCATCACCTCCAGCTCGGCGGGCGTGCACAGGTCATGCAGGAATGCCGACATCTCCTCGGCGTTCTTCAGCGAGAGCAGTGCCTCGCAAAGACTGAGCTCGGCGGACTCGGCGGGTGTCTCGGGATCGAGCGATCGGCGCTTCATAATGTACTAACGCGTTAATACGATGGAGCGCATCATACGCGGGCGGAACACGTCGGGCAACCGGGCCGCCCGACGCCCGATTCAGGCTGGCGCAGGCCTCGACGGCAATTTTTTGCGATCGAAGCCAGGCATGTGCGAACAGGCCTGTTGTACGACTCGGTGCGTGTACGCCGCGGCACAAACCCACCCAAGCAATACCTCGCAGCGACGGCCCCCTGCTTGCCGGTATCGGCCCCCGCCTCAACGGCGCTGGTCAAGCCGTGCCACGACCGCTAAACTAGATAGGTAGCCTACCTATTCAACCTCCCCAGGCAGCCATGAGCCCCAACCCATCCGCCGAGGCCGATGCCCGCGAGCTGGCCGAACAACTGCGCCCCGCGTTGCGCCGGCTGTTCCGCCAGCTCCGTCGCCAGCAGGACGACCACGACATCTCGCCACTGCACGCGCCGCTGCTGCTCACCATCCTTGAGAACCCCGGCATCGGCGTGGGCGAGCTGGCGCAACTGGAGGGCCTGCGCAGCCCCACCATGACCGGTCACATCAACAGCATGGTGGCCGCCGGCCTGGTGAAGCGCACCGAGCCCACCGAAGGCGATCGCCGACGCGTGGGCCTCATGGCGACGCCACATGGACGCGCGCTGATCGACGCCAAGCGCAAGCGCCGCACCGACCAGCTCATCCGCGCACTGGCGCAGCTGTCCACCGAATCGCGCGCCACGCTGTGGGCGGCCATCCCCGCCTTGAACGACATTGAACTGAACGACACCGACGCATGAGCACTCCCAGCCTTACCGCGGCCGCCACTGCACAAGCCATCCACCCGCCTACCGAACAGGAGATCAGTCGTGTCTTCGTCGGCCTGGTGATCGTGCTGGCGCTGGGCGCCATCGACCAGAGCATCGTCGCCACCGCCCTTCCCCGCATCGTCAGCGACCTGGGTGGCATGAGCCACCTCTCCTGGGTGGTGACGGCGTACGTGCTGGCCTCCACCGCCACCATGCCGCTGTACGGCAAGCTCAGCGACCAGTACGGCCGCAAGCCGGTGATCTACTTCGCCATCATCACCTTCCTGCTCGGTTCGGTACTGAGCGGCGCGGCGCGCAACCTGATGGAGCTGATTGTGTTCCGTGCGATCCAGGGCGCCGGCGCCGGTGGCTTGCTGCCCCTGGCGCAGATCATCATCGGCGACATGGTGCCGCCCACGCAGCGTGGCAAACGGCAAGGCGTGGTCGCGGGCATCTTCGCGCTGTGCAGCGTGGTGGGCCCGGTGATCGGCGGCCTGATCACCGACATGCTTTCCTGGCACTGGATCTTCTACGTCAACCTGCCGGTGGGCGCGGTCGCACTCATCATCATCGGACGCACGCTGCGCCAGTACACGCCGCTGCATGCGCGACGCATCGATTACCTCGGTTCCGTGCTGATGACGGCCAGCACCGTTGCGTTCCTGCTGGTGCTCACGCTCGGCGGCAGCGAATGGCCGTGGGCATCGGCGCCCATTGCCCTGCTCGGCGCCTTCGCCCTGATCACCGGCGTGCTGTTCGTGCGCCACGTGAAGCACGAGCCCGAACCGGTGCTGCCGCTGGCCTTGTTCCACAACCGCCTGTTTGTGATCGCCAGCCTGGTGATGGCACTGACCTTCATGGGCCTGATGGGCGCCAGCCTGTTCTTCCCGTTGTTCTTCCAGTTGGTGATGGGCGTGAGTCCCGCGCACTCCGGCCTGTTGACCGGCCCGCTGATGGTGGGCATTGCACTCGCCTCGCTGCTCAACGGACGCGTACTGATGCGCGCCGGTCGCTACAAGCGCATTGTGGTCGTGGGCCTCGCCATGTCCACGGTGGCGTTCGGCGTGCTGGCCTGGAGCGCGGCCACCTCGCAGAGCCTGGGCATCATTGAACCGTCCATCTTCATCCTCGGCGCCGGCCTGGGCCTGGTGACACCGAACGTGACCATCGCCGTGCAGAGTGCGCTGGCTCCCGTGCATCGCGGCGTGGGCACCGCCACACTCACCTTTTTCCGTTCGCTGGGCGCACTGCTCGGCGTGGCGGGCTCGGGCGCCATCTTCGCCTGGCGCCTGCGCGCGCAGGGCGGAACGACGCCATCCGCCGGCATGTCGCCGGAGGGTGGCATGGCGAGTGCGTCCGCGCTGCATCACGTCACGGACGCCGCAGTGATGATGTACCGGCATGCCATCGCGTCGACATTCACCATCGGCGCCTGCATCGTCGCCTGTGCCTTTGTGCTGATCCTGATCTTGCCGGAGGTCGCGCTGAACGATCACCATCACGCCACCCCTGCCCCGGCCGCTGACTAAGGATGCTGATGACGACCTACCGGCGCGACACCGCACTCGCCCTGTCCGCCGGCTGGATTGCATTGGCCGCCCTCGTCTTCGCGGCGACCGCCGGCATCCTGCAGTGGACCCGTGCCGACCTGGATCCGGTCGCCATGCCACTGAGCGCGTATCTGCGCGGCCCCGGGGGCGTCTGGTTGCGCGGCGCGTACTACCTCATGGCGAGCGCACTGGCCTGCCTGGCGTGGTCCGGCCAGCGCGCGACGCACCGCAATCTGCGCAGTGGGCTCACCAGTGCCTTGTTCGTGGCGGCAGCCGCGGCGCTGCCGGTAGTGGCCATCACCGTGCTCTACGAGCACACGCCGGGCGAGAACCTGGCGCACCTGCTTCACGGCATGGCTGCGCAGGGCACCTTCCTCTGCCTGGTCGTGGGCATGCTGTTGCTGTCGACGCGCTGGCTGCGCGATGAACGCATGCAGCACCATCGATACGCAGGAGTCGTGCTGGCCTGGCTGGCATTCGTGCAGATGTGGGTGCTGGCCTTGTGGAAAGGCTTGCCGCCGGGGCTGACGCAGAAGGCATTGATCGCGCTGATCCTGCTATGGCTGGCGTGGGTGGCGCGGCAGTTATGGCGGGCGGGCGCGTCGCAGGATTGAGTCGCGCACAGGGCGCGCTCCCACAGGACAGGCGCGACCAACAGACAAAAAAAAGGGGCGCCCGTGCGCCCCTTTTTCCTGGCTTGCCGATCAACCAAACACGCGTTGCCGGACCAGCTCGCACACCGTCCGCACATCGCCATCCATCGCGCGGTCACGCGACATGAAGCCGATATGCTTGCGCAGTGCATCGTGCGCCTTGCGCACCGTGGAACCCGCATGGAAGTCGCCGACGTTCGCCAGCGCAGCCGTCAGCTGCTTCACCTCGTCGACGAACTGCGCGTAATGCGCGTGATCCTCGCGCGGCGCATTGGACACCTTGCCGGCCAGCGCCTGCCAGTCGCCACGCGAGGCGAGTCGGCAAGCGGCATTCAGCATGGCCTGGCGGAAATCCAGCGCCTGCGCAGCGGTATAGAGCTCCAGCGCAACGACGTGGCCAAGGTCTTCCATCATTTCCAGCACGTGGCGCGCCTCGTTGGCACCCATCGACACGTGGTCTTCCGCATTCGCACTGGTCGGCACGGAATACACGCTGGCCGGATGTGCGCGCGTGGCCAGGTCGTTCACCAGTGCCGCAGCGGTGTACTGCACGATCATGAAACCCGAATCGGTACCGTCTTCGTTGCCGGTAAGGAAAGCCGGCAGGCCATCGTTGGTGGCCGGATCGACCAGCTTGTTGAGGCGACGCTCGGAGATAGAAGCCAGCACGGGAATCGCCGCCTTCACGTAGCTCATGGCCAGCGCCAGCGGCATGCCATGGAAGTGGCCGGCGGAAATCACCTGCTCCTCGATGAACTCGGCGTTCTCGGCATCCGGGAAGATCAGCGGATTGTCGGTGACCGAGTTGAGTTCAATGTCAATCACGCGACAGGCCTGCGCCCATGCGTCACGCACCGCGCCGTGCACCTGCGGCATGCAGCGCAGGCAATAGGCATCCTGCGGCTGGTGCTTCTTGCCGCCCTTGAACGGCAGGAAGCGCGCGTAGAAGGCCTCGCGACCGTGACGCTGGTTGGCCGGCACCCAGTCCCAACCGATATCGAAGGTAAGTGCCTGATCCGACGGATCAGCCCAGGCCTCGGCACTCCACTGCCGGAAGCGCGGCACCAGGTGGTAGGGAATGTCGACCAGGGTGCTGCCTTCGAGCAGGTTGCGCACGTTGGCGGCCGCTTCGATCTGGCCCGGATGCGGACGCAGCGCGTGCACTTCCGGACGCAGGGCGCCACTGCGACCCGCGAACGCGTCCAGCGTCATTGCGGCGGCCAGGTCGGCAAGTTCCAGCAGATGTTCCAGCTCGTCCAGCGCCAGCGTGGCGGTGGCCAGCATCTGCGCCGTGCCGTTGTTGAGCGCCAGGCCTTCCTTGAAGGACAGGCGGATCGGCGTGAGGCCGGCGCGCTTGAGCGCATCCGCGCCCGACAGTCGCTCGCCCTGATAGAACGCCTCGCCACCGCCCAGCAGCACGATGGCCAGGTGCGACAGCGGCGCAAGATCGCCACTGGCGCCCACCGAACCCTTCTCCGGCACCACCGGCACAACGCCCGCGTTGAGCATGGCGGTCAGTGCCTTGAGCGTTTCTACGCGAATGCCGGAATGACCACGCATCAACGTATTGATGCGGATGACCAGCATGGCGCGCACCACGTCCGGCGCGAACGGCTTGCCCACGCACACGGCATGGGTGGTGATCAGGTTGTGCTGCAGCTCTTCCAGCAGCGTGCCTTCGGGCTTGTCCGGGTTGCCTCCCGGCAACTCGTCGCGCAGGCGATGCGCGCCCAGCAACTTGTCGGCGTTGCTGCCGAAACCGGTGGTAACGCCATAGGTCGGTTCACCGCAGCTCACCTTGTCGGCAAGGAAGTCGGCGGCGCGCTGCACGCGCTTGAGCTGCGTCTCGTCCAGCTCCACGCTCAGGCCATGGCGGGCCACGGCCACCAGCTGTTCGCGGGTAAGGCTGTTGCCGTCCAGGAGTATGGTCTTTGCGGTCATGCTTGGCTCCAGCCCGGACGGGCTTTCAAATTGTCTGTGTGCAACCGCCGCGCCTCTTGGCAACGGCGGCGGGGGATCACGCAAAAACGCTCAGGC
The nucleotide sequence above comes from Dyella telluris. Encoded proteins:
- a CDS encoding DUF998 domain-containing protein: MTTYRRDTALALSAGWIALAALVFAATAGILQWTRADLDPVAMPLSAYLRGPGGVWLRGAYYLMASALACLAWSGQRATHRNLRSGLTSALFVAAAAALPVVAITVLYEHTPGENLAHLLHGMAAQGTFLCLVVGMLLLSTRWLRDERMQHHRYAGVVLAWLAFVQMWVLALWKGLPPGLTQKALIALILLWLAWVARQLWRAGASQD
- a CDS encoding MDR family MFS transporter, yielding MSTPSLTAAATAQAIHPPTEQEISRVFVGLVIVLALGAIDQSIVATALPRIVSDLGGMSHLSWVVTAYVLASTATMPLYGKLSDQYGRKPVIYFAIITFLLGSVLSGAARNLMELIVFRAIQGAGAGGLLPLAQIIIGDMVPPTQRGKRQGVVAGIFALCSVVGPVIGGLITDMLSWHWIFYVNLPVGAVALIIIGRTLRQYTPLHARRIDYLGSVLMTASTVAFLLVLTLGGSEWPWASAPIALLGAFALITGVLFVRHVKHEPEPVLPLALFHNRLFVIASLVMALTFMGLMGASLFFPLFFQLVMGVSPAHSGLLTGPLMVGIALASLLNGRVLMRAGRYKRIVVVGLAMSTVAFGVLAWSAATSQSLGIIEPSIFILGAGLGLVTPNVTIAVQSALAPVHRGVGTATLTFFRSLGALLGVAGSGAIFAWRLRAQGGTTPSAGMSPEGGMASASALHHVTDAAVMMYRHAIASTFTIGACIVACAFVLILILPEVALNDHHHATPAPAAD
- a CDS encoding MarR family winged helix-turn-helix transcriptional regulator, which translates into the protein MSPNPSAEADARELAEQLRPALRRLFRQLRRQQDDHDISPLHAPLLLTILENPGIGVGELAQLEGLRSPTMTGHINSMVAAGLVKRTEPTEGDRRRVGLMATPHGRALIDAKRKRRTDQLIRALAQLSTESRATLWAAIPALNDIELNDTDA
- a CDS encoding YerC/YecD family TrpR-related protein, whose amino-acid sequence is MKRRSLDPETPAESAELSLCEALLSLKNAEEMSAFLHDLCTPAELEVMVDRWRVVPYLLDGVSYREIHERTAVSITTIGRVARYLNQGSGGYLAAGARAARRRAASKKVKA
- a CDS encoding HAL/PAL/TAL family ammonia-lyase, yielding MTAKTILLDGNSLTREQLVAVARHGLSVELDETQLKRVQRAADFLADKVSCGEPTYGVTTGFGSNADKLLGAHRLRDELPGGNPDKPEGTLLEELQHNLITTHAVCVGKPFAPDVVRAMLVIRINTLMRGHSGIRVETLKALTAMLNAGVVPVVPEKGSVGASGDLAPLSHLAIVLLGGGEAFYQGERLSGADALKRAGLTPIRLSFKEGLALNNGTAQMLATATLALDELEHLLELADLAAAMTLDAFAGRSGALRPEVHALRPHPGQIEAAANVRNLLEGSTLVDIPYHLVPRFRQWSAEAWADPSDQALTFDIGWDWVPANQRHGREAFYARFLPFKGGKKHQPQDAYCLRCMPQVHGAVRDAWAQACRVIDIELNSVTDNPLIFPDAENAEFIEEQVISAGHFHGMPLALAMSYVKAAIPVLASISERRLNKLVDPATNDGLPAFLTGNEDGTDSGFMIVQYTAAALVNDLATRAHPASVYSVPTSANAEDHVSMGANEARHVLEMMEDLGHVVALELYTAAQALDFRQAMLNAACRLASRGDWQALAGKVSNAPREDHAHYAQFVDEVKQLTAALANVGDFHAGSTVRKAHDALRKHIGFMSRDRAMDGDVRTVCELVRQRVFG